A DNA window from Streptomyces canus contains the following coding sequences:
- a CDS encoding transglycosylase domain-containing protein, with protein MSEHRRKPPQPQGGGRAAARRGQSGSASGRRAAPRGATGSLADSYGTSSQESDSYGPGGEDRPYGGRAEARRAAQRNTGAGRRRGAEPGRGGRRGAPTGRGRASDPGKKRLIDYPRAGKYGAARWVPSWKLVTGLFIGFIGGLVAIAGVGYALVSVPNVAETATSQNNVYYWSDKTEMVSTGGETNRQIVNLAQIPKAMQYAVVSQENKTFYTDSGIDPKGIARAVFNMARGGNTQGGSTITQQYVKNARLDDQSQTITRKFKEIFISVKVGATVKKDEIMAGYLNSAYYGRNAYGIQAAARAYFNKDAQKLNPGECAFLAAMLKGATYYDPAGSESIDPANATPEANSRRALGQMQDTLDKMVEYGHLSATERARYTALPKWQNPRSNTQLKGQTGYLVDLAKAYLINNKIVSADKLQQGGFSIYTTFDKKKVKELEAAVTKVRKENIDPKKRPTKDTYVQFGGASVEPSTGAIRACYGGEDATTHFTNNCDSTGAQVGSTFKTFVLAAAMKWGVRDPDLGESQAQDERTVVNAKSLFSGKNDLKIKNYDGSIWKNEEDKEWLQENDGKQSYGSPPKYQIDLREAMRESVNSAFVQLGMDVGLDKVKESAMDAGLKENSLAGTNFPSFSIGISDPSAIRMAGAYATFAASGKQNEPYSVEKVTSKDGDVFTHEAQPRRAFEKKVADNVTDVLKTVVEDGTGTNAQLTGRDVAGKTGTTDGNKSAWFVGYTPQLSTAITMFRLDDDETKKNRTFLEMYGTGGQEKIHGASFPSEIWHDYMEQALKGEKSIPFPTPEPIGEILNDEPSPTPTPTPTETESPTPTPTPTPSQTLITPSPTATETCRFDWQCGDSGGTSNGGTDGGVTSTPTATSTDVNGGNTNGNGNGGLFGGSSG; from the coding sequence ATGAGCGAGCACCGTCGCAAACCGCCGCAGCCGCAGGGAGGCGGACGTGCCGCGGCCCGACGCGGCCAGTCCGGCTCGGCCTCCGGCCGCCGCGCGGCTCCGCGAGGCGCCACCGGGTCTCTTGCCGACTCCTATGGGACGAGTTCCCAAGAGTCGGATTCCTACGGTCCAGGAGGCGAGGATCGTCCGTACGGCGGCCGCGCGGAGGCCCGACGTGCGGCCCAGAGAAACACAGGCGCTGGTCGCCGCAGAGGGGCGGAGCCGGGCCGCGGAGGTCGGCGCGGCGCGCCGACCGGCCGAGGACGCGCGTCCGATCCGGGCAAGAAGCGGCTGATCGACTATCCACGGGCGGGCAAGTACGGTGCGGCGCGCTGGGTGCCGTCCTGGAAGCTGGTGACGGGCCTGTTCATCGGCTTCATCGGAGGCCTGGTCGCGATCGCCGGCGTCGGCTACGCGCTCGTGAGCGTTCCGAACGTCGCCGAGACCGCGACGTCGCAGAACAACGTCTACTACTGGTCCGACAAGACCGAGATGGTCTCCACCGGTGGTGAGACGAACCGACAGATCGTCAACCTCGCGCAGATCCCGAAGGCGATGCAGTACGCCGTCGTCTCGCAGGAGAACAAGACCTTCTACACCGACAGCGGCATCGACCCCAAGGGCATCGCCCGCGCCGTGTTCAACATGGCCAGGGGTGGCAACACCCAGGGTGGCTCCACCATCACCCAGCAGTACGTCAAGAACGCGCGCCTGGACGACCAGTCCCAGACCATCACCCGTAAGTTCAAGGAGATCTTCATCTCCGTCAAGGTGGGTGCCACGGTCAAGAAGGACGAGATCATGGCGGGCTACCTGAACTCCGCGTACTACGGTCGCAACGCCTACGGTATCCAGGCCGCCGCGCGCGCCTACTTCAACAAGGATGCCCAGAAGCTGAACCCGGGCGAGTGCGCCTTCTTGGCCGCGATGCTCAAGGGCGCCACGTACTACGACCCGGCGGGCTCGGAGTCCATCGACCCGGCGAACGCCACGCCCGAGGCCAACAGCAGGCGTGCTCTGGGGCAGATGCAGGACACCCTCGACAAGATGGTCGAGTACGGCCACCTCAGTGCGACGGAGCGGGCCAGGTACACCGCGCTTCCCAAGTGGCAGAACCCTCGGTCCAACACCCAGCTCAAGGGGCAGACCGGATATCTGGTCGACCTCGCAAAGGCCTACCTGATCAACAACAAGATCGTCAGTGCCGACAAGCTCCAGCAGGGCGGCTTCTCGATCTACACGACCTTCGACAAGAAGAAGGTCAAGGAACTCGAGGCAGCGGTCACCAAGGTCCGCAAGGAGAACATCGATCCCAAGAAGCGCCCGACGAAGGACACCTACGTCCAGTTCGGCGGGGCGTCCGTGGAGCCGTCCACCGGGGCGATCCGGGCCTGCTACGGAGGAGAGGACGCGACCACCCACTTCACCAACAACTGCGACTCGACCGGTGCCCAGGTCGGTTCGACGTTCAAGACGTTCGTGCTCGCCGCGGCGATGAAGTGGGGCGTGCGCGATCCGGATCTGGGCGAAAGCCAGGCGCAGGACGAGCGTACGGTCGTCAATGCAAAGAGCCTGTTCAGCGGCAAGAACGACCTCAAGATCAAGAACTACGACGGTTCGATCTGGAAGAACGAGGAGGACAAGGAGTGGCTCCAGGAGAACGACGGCAAGCAGTCCTACGGTTCTCCGCCCAAGTACCAGATCGACCTTCGTGAGGCGATGCGGGAGTCGGTGAACTCTGCCTTCGTGCAGCTCGGCATGGACGTCGGCCTGGACAAGGTGAAGGAGTCGGCCATGGACGCGGGCCTCAAGGAGAACAGCCTGGCCGGCACCAACTTCCCGTCTTTCTCCATTGGTATCTCCGACCCCAGCGCGATCCGGATGGCGGGCGCATACGCCACCTTCGCGGCCAGCGGTAAGCAGAACGAGCCGTACTCCGTCGAGAAGGTCACGAGCAAGGACGGCGACGTCTTCACGCACGAGGCGCAGCCCAGGCGGGCCTTCGAGAAGAAGGTCGCCGACAACGTCACCGATGTCCTCAAGACCGTGGTCGAGGACGGTACGGGTACCAACGCCCAGCTGACCGGCCGTGATGTGGCGGGCAAGACCGGTACCACCGACGGCAACAAGTCCGCCTGGTTCGTCGGGTACACCCCGCAGCTGTCCACGGCGATCACGATGTTCCGGCTGGACGACGACGAGACCAAGAAGAACCGAACCTTCTTGGAGATGTACGGAACAGGTGGCCAGGAGAAGATCCATGGTGCCTCGTTCCCGTCCGAGATCTGGCACGACTACATGGAGCAGGCACTGAAGGGCGAGAAGTCGATCCCCTTCCCGACGCCGGAGCCCATTGGCGAGATCCTCAACGACGAACCCAGCCCGACGCCCACTCCGACGCCCACTGAGACCGAGTCGCCCACCCCGACTCCGACCCCGACGCCCAGCCAGACGCTCATCACACCGTCCCCCACAGCGACCGAGACCTGCCGGTTCGACTGGCAGTGCGGCGACTCGGGTGGTACGTCCAACGGTGGCACCGACGGAGGTGTGACCTCGACGCCTACGGCCACATCGACGGACGTGAACGGCGGCAACACCAACGGCAATGGCAATGGGGGGCTCTTCGGCGGCTCAAGCGGTTAG
- a CDS encoding PadR family transcriptional regulator, whose protein sequence is MSRRSGILEFAVLGLLRESPMHGYELRKRLNTSLGVFRAFSYGTLYPCLKTLVANGWLIEEPGHTTEDALAAPLAGRRAKIVYRLTAEGKEHFEELLSQTGPDAYEDEHFAARFAFFGQTSRDVRMRVLEGRRSRLEERLEKMSASLARTRERLDDYTLELQRHGMESVEREVRWLNELIESERAGRDLKGPGHGEPTRDTTEGAPGVLPRTGDTPGPDTPGDTAT, encoded by the coding sequence ATGAGCCGGCGTTCCGGGATCCTCGAATTCGCCGTACTCGGCCTGCTCCGTGAGTCCCCGATGCACGGCTATGAGCTGCGCAAACGTCTCAATACATCACTGGGCGTGTTCCGTGCGTTCAGCTACGGCACGCTCTACCCCTGCCTCAAGACGCTGGTCGCCAACGGCTGGTTGATCGAGGAACCGGGGCACACCACCGAGGACGCCCTCGCCGCACCACTCGCAGGGCGTCGCGCCAAGATCGTCTACCGGTTGACGGCGGAAGGTAAGGAACACTTCGAGGAACTGCTCTCGCAGACGGGTCCCGACGCGTACGAGGACGAGCACTTCGCGGCTCGTTTCGCCTTCTTCGGCCAGACCTCGCGCGACGTCCGCATGCGAGTCCTCGAAGGCCGCCGCAGCCGGCTCGAGGAACGCCTGGAGAAGATGAGTGCCTCGCTGGCACGCACCCGGGAGCGCCTCGACGACTACACGCTTGAGCTCCAGCGCCACGGGATGGAGTCCGTGGAGCGCGAAGTGCGCTGGCTGAACGAGCTCATCGAAAGCGAGCGGGCCGGCCGGGACCTGAAGGGTCCCGGCCATGGAGAGCCCACTCGCGACACCACAGAGGGAGCGCCGGGCGTCCTGCCCCGGACCGGGGACACCCCCGGTCCGGATACGCCCGGCGACACCGCCACGTGA
- a CDS encoding inositol-3-phosphate synthase → MGSVRVAVVGVGNCAASLVQGVEYYKDADPAAKVPGLMHVQFGDYHVRDVEFVAAFDVDAKKVGLDLADAIGASENNTIKICDVPNTGVTVQRGHTLDGLGKYYRETIEESAEAPVDVIQILKDRQVDVLVCYLPVGSEDAAKFYAQCAIDAKVAFVNALPVFIAGTKEWADKFTEAGVPIVGDDIKSQVGATITHRVMAKLFEDRGVVLDRTMQLNVGGNMDFKNMLERERLESKKISKTQAVTSQIPDRDMGAKNVHIGPSDYVAWLDDRKWAYVRLEGRAFGDVPLNLEYKLEVWDSPNSAGVIIDAVRAAKIAKDRGIGGPILSASSYFMKSPPVQYFDDEARENVEKFIKGEVER, encoded by the coding sequence ATGGGTTCGGTTCGCGTAGCCGTAGTCGGCGTGGGCAACTGCGCCGCGTCGCTGGTTCAGGGAGTCGAGTACTACAAGGACGCCGATCCGGCGGCCAAGGTCCCCGGGCTGATGCACGTCCAGTTCGGCGACTACCACGTGCGTGACGTCGAGTTCGTCGCGGCGTTCGACGTCGACGCAAAGAAGGTCGGTCTCGACCTCGCCGACGCCATCGGCGCCTCCGAGAACAACACCATCAAGATCTGCGACGTGCCGAACACCGGTGTGACCGTCCAGCGCGGCCACACCCTCGACGGCCTCGGCAAGTACTATCGCGAGACGATCGAGGAGTCCGCCGAGGCCCCGGTCGACGTCATCCAGATCCTCAAGGACAGGCAGGTCGACGTTCTCGTCTGCTACCTGCCCGTCGGCTCCGAGGACGCGGCGAAGTTCTACGCCCAGTGCGCCATCGACGCCAAGGTCGCCTTCGTCAACGCCCTCCCGGTCTTCATCGCCGGCACCAAGGAGTGGGCGGACAAGTTCACCGAGGCGGGCGTCCCGATCGTCGGCGACGACATCAAGTCCCAGGTTGGCGCCACCATCACGCACCGCGTCATGGCGAAGCTGTTCGAGGACCGGGGTGTCGTCCTGGACCGCACGATGCAGCTGAACGTCGGCGGCAACATGGACTTCAAGAACATGCTGGAGCGCGAGCGCCTGGAGTCCAAGAAGATCTCCAAGACGCAGGCCGTCACCTCCCAGATCCCCGACCGGGACATGGGCGCGAAGAACGTCCACATCGGCCCGTCCGACTACGTCGCGTGGCTCGACGACCGCAAGTGGGCCTACGTCCGCCTCGAGGGCCGTGCCTTCGGCGACGTCCCGCTGAACCTGGAGTACAAGCTCGAGGTCTGGGACTCCCCGAACTCCGCCGGTGTCATCATCGACGCCGTGCGCGCCGCGAAGATCGCCAAGGACCGCGGTATCGGCGGCCCGATCCTGTCGGCCTCCAGCTACTTCATGAAGTCCCCGCCGGTCCAGTACTTCGACGACGAGGCCCGCGAGAACGTCGAGAAGTTCATCAAGGGTGAAGTCGAGCGCTAA
- a CDS encoding MFS transporter: protein MSVVRDLRVLLRFRDFRRLLSVRLLSQGADGVYQIALAAYVVFSPEKQTSAAAIASAMAVLLLPYSLVGPFAGVLLDRWRRREVFLYGNLLRALLASVTAVLMLSHVPDWLFYVSALCVTAVNRFVLSGLSAALPRVVDEERLVIANSLSPTAGTLAATAGGGLAFVVRLVVADSDAVVVLLGAGLYLCGALAALRVPPELLGPDRGLIKPHLGTALAGTARDLVAGIRHLAAPSRRSAARALGAMSLMRFCYGALLVMVLMLCRYALASDPDDGLALLGVALGLSGAGFFVAAVITPWTAGKLGPERWIAVCAATAAVLEPTLGLPFDTAPILIAAFVLGLITQGAKIATDTIVQSSVDDGFRGRIFSVYDVLFNIAFVGAAAVAALILPPDGRSVTLVIGVAVLYAAVALAMTKERRMAAER, encoded by the coding sequence ATGTCCGTCGTGCGTGATCTGCGGGTCCTGCTGCGCTTCCGGGACTTCCGGCGTCTGCTCTCCGTGCGCCTGCTCTCCCAGGGCGCGGACGGTGTCTACCAGATCGCGCTCGCCGCCTACGTCGTCTTCTCCCCAGAGAAGCAAACCTCGGCCGCGGCGATCGCCTCCGCGATGGCGGTCCTGCTGCTCCCTTACTCCTTGGTGGGCCCCTTCGCCGGCGTCCTCCTGGACCGCTGGCGCCGCCGTGAGGTCTTCCTCTACGGCAACCTCTTGCGCGCCCTGCTGGCTTCGGTGACGGCCGTCCTGATGCTCAGCCACGTCCCGGACTGGCTCTTCTACGTCTCCGCCCTGTGCGTCACCGCCGTCAACCGCTTCGTTCTGTCCGGCCTGTCCGCCGCACTGCCCCGTGTCGTGGACGAGGAACGACTGGTGATCGCCAACTCCCTCTCCCCGACGGCCGGAACTCTCGCCGCGACCGCAGGCGGCGGCCTCGCCTTCGTCGTACGACTGGTGGTCGCCGACTCCGACGCAGTCGTGGTGCTGCTGGGAGCGGGGCTGTACCTGTGCGGCGCGCTCGCCGCGCTGCGCGTGCCACCCGAACTGCTGGGCCCCGACCGTGGGTTGATCAAGCCCCACCTCGGTACGGCTCTCGCCGGAACGGCCCGCGACCTGGTCGCCGGTATACGGCACCTGGCCGCACCCTCACGTCGGTCGGCCGCCCGGGCGCTCGGCGCGATGTCACTCATGCGGTTCTGCTACGGCGCTCTGCTCGTCATGGTCCTGATGCTCTGCCGGTACGCCCTGGCGTCCGATCCGGACGACGGACTTGCCCTGCTGGGCGTGGCATTGGGACTCTCCGGTGCCGGCTTCTTCGTCGCCGCCGTCATCACCCCTTGGACCGCAGGAAAACTCGGACCGGAGCGCTGGATCGCCGTGTGTGCGGCGACCGCCGCAGTGCTGGAGCCCACTCTCGGACTCCCCTTCGACACCGCTCCGATACTCATCGCGGCGTTCGTCCTGGGCCTGATCACCCAAGGCGCGAAGATCGCCACGGACACCATCGTGCAGTCCTCCGTAGATGACGGATTCCGGGGCCGGATCTTTTCCGTCTACGACGTCCTGTTCAACATCGCCTTCGTGGGCGCCGCAGCCGTAGCCGCCCTGATCCTGCCGCCGGATGGCCGCTCGGTGACCCTGGTGATCGGGGTCGCCGTTCTCTATGCTGCGGTCGCCCTGGCGATGACGAAGGAACGGCGGATGGCGGCGGAACGATGA
- a CDS encoding CCA tRNA nucleotidyltransferase produces the protein MPNANKDNLSAPSQVQDRAVKEPLEVAPVADDLARRFQEAGFSLALVGGSVRDALLGRLGNDLDFTTDARPQDVLKIVRPWADAVWEVGIAFGTVGAQKDGYQIEVTTYRSEAYDRTSRKPEVSYGDSIEEDLVRRDFTVNAMAVALPEKKFIDPHGGLDDLGARVLRTPGTPEASFSDDPLRMMRAARFAAQLDFEVAPEVVTAMTEMSGRLEIVSAERVRDELNKLVLSAHPRKGLTLLVDTGLAEHVLPELPALRLESDEHHRHKDVYEHTLIVLEQAIALEKEGPDLTLRLAALLHDIGKPRTRRFEKDGRVSFHHHEVVGAKMTKKRMTALKYSNELVKDVSRLVELHLRFHGYGTGEWTDSAVRRYVRDAGPLLDRLHKLTRSDCTTRNKRKAAALSRAYDGLEERISQLQEQEELDSIRPDLDGNQIMEILGVGPGPAVGRAYKHMLELRLENGPMGHDEAVAALKEWWAAQG, from the coding sequence GTGCCGAACGCCAACAAAGACAACCTCAGTGCTCCGAGCCAGGTGCAGGACCGCGCGGTGAAGGAACCGCTTGAGGTCGCACCTGTCGCCGACGACCTCGCCCGCCGCTTCCAGGAGGCCGGGTTCTCACTCGCCCTGGTCGGCGGTTCGGTCCGGGACGCACTGCTCGGGCGGCTCGGCAACGACCTGGACTTCACGACCGACGCCCGCCCCCAGGACGTTCTGAAGATTGTTCGGCCTTGGGCGGACGCCGTGTGGGAGGTAGGGATCGCCTTCGGAACCGTGGGGGCGCAGAAGGACGGCTACCAGATCGAGGTGACCACCTACCGGTCCGAGGCGTACGACCGGACCTCGCGCAAGCCCGAGGTGTCGTACGGCGACTCCATCGAGGAGGACCTCGTCCGTCGTGACTTCACCGTGAACGCGATGGCCGTAGCTCTCCCCGAGAAGAAGTTCATCGACCCCCATGGCGGCCTCGACGACCTCGGGGCGCGTGTGCTGCGGACGCCAGGCACTCCGGAAGCGTCTTTCTCGGACGACCCGCTGCGGATGATGCGGGCTGCGCGTTTCGCGGCGCAGCTCGACTTCGAGGTGGCGCCCGAGGTGGTCACCGCGATGACGGAGATGTCCGGGCGTCTGGAGATCGTCTCCGCCGAGCGGGTGCGGGACGAGCTGAACAAGCTCGTCCTGTCCGCCCATCCCCGCAAGGGCCTGACGCTGCTGGTCGACACAGGGCTTGCTGAGCATGTGCTGCCCGAGCTTCCGGCCCTGCGCCTGGAGAGCGACGAGCACCACCGGCACAAGGACGTCTACGAGCACACGCTGATTGTCCTGGAGCAGGCCATCGCGCTGGAGAAGGAAGGACCCGACCTGACCCTCCGCCTGGCCGCACTGCTCCACGACATCGGCAAGCCGCGCACCCGCCGCTTCGAAAAGGACGGCCGGGTCTCGTTCCACCACCACGAAGTGGTCGGGGCGAAGATGACCAAGAAGCGGATGACGGCGCTCAAGTACTCCAACGAGCTGGTGAAGGACGTCTCGAGGCTCGTTGAACTCCATCTGCGTTTCCACGGGTACGGCACCGGAGAGTGGACGGACTCGGCGGTTCGCCGCTATGTGAGGGACGCGGGTCCGCTGCTCGACCGGCTCCATAAGTTGACCCGCTCGGACTGCACGACCCGGAACAAGCGCAAGGCGGCCGCGCTGTCGCGTGCGTACGACGGTCTGGAGGAGCGGATCTCCCAGCTTCAGGAGCAGGAGGAGCTGGACTCGATCAGGCCCGACCTCGACGGCAACCAGATCATGGAAATCCTCGGTGTCGGGCCAGGACCTGCTGTGGGCCGTGCGTACAAGCACATGCTGGAGCTTCGTCTGGAGAACGGGCCGATGGGGCACGACGAAGCGGTGGCCGCGCTCAAGGAGTGGTGGGCCGCACAGGGCTGA
- a CDS encoding DUF6049 family protein, translating to MAEAADFQGTSPSPARRWLRRTGALLAGAPLLAGLCQLTTAAPAQAADDSGSVSVAVDTLSPSAPTDGDTLTVSGTVTNNGKQAVTAAHVGLQVGPELNTRSSIDTVTEDKDSLQGTTGSEVGGKYVAKFAKLTPGVAEPFSISVPVDELVLGDAGVYQFAVSLSGKTSAQPWDRTLGIQRTFLPWQSDGVDTKTKTTFLWPLISTVHMTAETGSNAQQTPVFLNDDLAEEISAGGRLDQMLSLGENLDVTWVIDPDLLASVDAMTRSYRIQGEGDTTTAGTHQALAKQWLARLQKAVEDKEVVALPFADPDLASLAHNGTSVTGSLSHLDEATDVAATTVRTVLHVTPSTDFAWPVNGAVDPSIVKVATSAGADKVIARSDSLQETAGLSYTPSAARPIGGGTTAVVADARLSTAFQGDLTRASSATLAVQRFLAQSLALDLQTDKQRSILVAPQRTPTASQADAMAEAITALQGGNWSQTQKLAAAAAAKPDPEATTKVPSAFAYPSSLRKQELPKPAFQQIASTQNKLDNFKVILSDQSRVVTPFGRAVNREMSTSWRGRAIEASDFRNDVEAYLDELISQVSLIDKSETKLSGRSATIPVTVQNNLVQGVEHLRLRLTSLSPNRLEIGGSSYYEQPVEVSGGHSQTVKFTTTANANGKASVVAQLYTEDGQPYGDAVKFDVKVTEFTATVMLVIGGGVLLLVLAGFRMYTQRKRAAARAAEQNGPDDEAAETVDGPENPAGPEDRLKEESGTGTGAGDPEQPSDLTADTATESADPSGTGERVDR from the coding sequence GTGGCCGAGGCGGCAGACTTCCAGGGGACGAGTCCCTCACCTGCCCGCCGCTGGCTGCGGCGTACCGGGGCCCTGCTCGCAGGGGCTCCTCTGCTGGCCGGACTGTGCCAGCTGACCACTGCAGCGCCCGCTCAGGCCGCCGACGACTCCGGATCCGTGTCCGTCGCGGTCGACACACTCAGCCCCAGCGCGCCTACGGACGGTGACACGCTCACCGTATCGGGGACGGTGACCAACAACGGCAAGCAGGCCGTCACGGCCGCCCATGTGGGACTGCAGGTGGGCCCGGAGCTGAACACCCGCTCGTCGATCGACACCGTCACCGAAGACAAGGACTCGCTCCAGGGCACCACGGGATCCGAGGTCGGCGGCAAGTATGTGGCGAAGTTCGCGAAGTTGACCCCCGGGGTGGCCGAGCCCTTCTCCATCTCCGTGCCGGTCGACGAGTTGGTCCTCGGCGACGCCGGCGTCTATCAGTTCGCTGTCTCCCTCTCGGGCAAGACCTCCGCGCAGCCGTGGGACCGGACGCTCGGCATCCAGCGGACCTTCCTGCCCTGGCAGTCCGACGGAGTGGACACGAAGACGAAGACCACCTTCCTGTGGCCACTGATCTCCACTGTGCACATGACGGCTGAGACCGGCTCGAACGCGCAGCAGACGCCGGTCTTCCTCAACGACGACCTCGCCGAGGAGATCTCGGCAGGCGGCCGCCTGGACCAGATGCTGTCGCTCGGCGAGAACCTGGACGTCACCTGGGTGATCGACCCGGACCTGCTGGCGTCCGTCGACGCGATGACCCGCAGCTACCGGATCCAGGGCGAGGGCGACACCACCACCGCGGGCACCCACCAGGCACTCGCCAAGCAGTGGCTGGCCAGGCTGCAGAAAGCGGTGGAGGACAAGGAGGTCGTCGCGCTGCCTTTCGCCGACCCCGACCTCGCCTCGCTGGCCCACAACGGCACGAGCGTCACCGGCTCTCTCAGCCACCTCGACGAGGCCACCGATGTCGCGGCCACCACGGTGAGGACCGTGCTCCACGTGACACCGAGCACCGACTTCGCCTGGCCGGTGAACGGCGCGGTGGACCCGTCGATCGTCAAGGTCGCCACCTCCGCCGGGGCCGACAAGGTGATCGCTCGCAGCGACAGTCTCCAGGAGACCGCCGGACTGTCGTACACGCCCTCCGCGGCCCGACCCATCGGTGGCGGCACCACGGCGGTCGTCGCGGACGCACGGCTGTCGACGGCGTTCCAGGGTGATCTCACGAGGGCCTCCTCCGCCACACTCGCCGTTCAGCGGTTCCTCGCCCAGAGCCTTGCTCTCGACCTCCAGACGGACAAGCAGCGCAGCATCCTCGTCGCCCCCCAGCGCACGCCCACGGCGAGCCAGGCCGACGCCATGGCCGAAGCGATCACCGCTCTGCAGGGCGGGAACTGGTCCCAGACGCAGAAGCTCGCGGCGGCGGCCGCGGCCAAGCCCGACCCCGAGGCCACCACCAAGGTGCCCTCGGCCTTCGCCTACCCCTCGTCGCTGCGCAAGCAGGAGCTGCCGAAGCCGGCCTTCCAGCAGATCGCCAGCACACAGAACAAGCTCGACAACTTCAAGGTGATCCTCTCGGACCAGTCCCGCGTCGTGACCCCCTTCGGACGGGCCGTGAACCGCGAGATGTCCACGTCGTGGCGGGGCCGCGCCATCGAGGCGAGCGACTTCCGCAACGACGTCGAGGCCTACCTCGACGAACTGATCTCCCAGGTCAGCCTGATCGACAAGTCGGAGACCAAGCTCTCCGGCCGCAGCGCCACGATCCCCGTGACGGTCCAGAACAACCTGGTTCAGGGTGTGGAGCACCTGAGGCTGCGGCTGACCTCGCTGAGCCCGAACCGGCTCGAGATCGGTGGCTCCTCCTACTACGAGCAGCCGGTAGAGGTCTCGGGCGGCCACAGCCAGACGGTGAAGTTCACCACGACGGCCAACGCCAACGGCAAGGCCTCGGTGGTCGCCCAGCTGTACACAGAGGACGGCCAGCCGTACGGCGACGCCGTCAAGTTCGACGTGAAGGTCACCGAGTTCACGGCCACGGTGATGCTGGTCATCGGCGGCGGTGTCCTGCTGCTGGTCCTGGCAGGCTTCCGTATGTACACCCAGCGCAAGCGGGCGGCCGCCCGTGCGGCCGAGCAGAACGGCCCCGACGACGAGGCGGCCGAAACCGTGGACGGTCCGGAGAACCCCGCAGGCCCCGAGGACCGTCTCAAGGAGGAGTCCGGCACCGGCACCGGGGCAGGCGACCCGGAGCAGCCGAGTGACCTGACAGCGGACACCGCAACGGAAAGCGCCGACCCGTCCGGCACGGGTGAGAGAGTGGACCGTTGA